One stretch of Gopherus flavomarginatus isolate rGopFla2 chromosome 2, rGopFla2.mat.asm, whole genome shotgun sequence DNA includes these proteins:
- the ANKRD46 gene encoding ankyrin repeat domain-containing protein 46 isoform X3 produces MSYVFVNDSSQTNVPLLQACIDGDFNYSKRLLESGFDPNIRDSRGRTGLHLAAARGNVDICQLLHKFGADLLATDYQGNTALHLCGHVDTIQFLVSNGLKIDICNHQGATPLVLAKRRGVNKEVIRLLESLEEQEVKGFNRGAPSKMETMQTAESESAMESHSLLNPNLQQGEGVLSSFRTTWQEFVEDLGFWRVLLLIIVIALLSLGIAYYVSGVLPFVENQPELVH; encoded by the exons ATGTCCTATGTTTTTGTAAATGATTCTTCCCAGACAAATGTGCCCCTGTTGCAGGCGTGCATTGATGGGGATTTTAACTATTCCAAGCGGCTGCTGGAGAGCGGCTTTGACCCAAATATTCGTGACAGTCGTGGCCGAACTGGTCTCCACCTTGCCGCAGCCAGAGGAAACGTAGACATCTGTCAGCTGTTGCACAAATTTGGTGCTGATCTACTGGCCACTGATTACCAAGGTAATACAGCCCTTCACCTGTGTGGGCACGTGGATACTATCCAGTTCCTAGTCTCTAATGGACTCAAAATTGATATTTG CAATCACCAAGGTGCAACACCACTTGTTCTGGCAAAACGAAGaggagtaaataaggaagtaattCGATTGCTGGAATCTCTGGAGGAGCAGGAGGTGAAAGGATTTAACAGAGGAGCTCCCTCTAAGATGGAAACCATGCAGACTGCAGAAAGTGAAAG TGCAATGGAAAGCCATTCCCTCCTTAATCCGAACCTGCAGCAAGGTGAAGGGGTTCTTTCCAGCTTCCGCACAACATGGCAAGAGTTTGTGGAGGACCTGGGCTTCTGGAGGGTGCTACTCCTGATCATTGTCATTGCCCTTCTCTCTCTCGGAATCGCATACTACGTTAGTGGGGTGCTTCCTTTTGTGGAAAATCAGCCTGAATTGGTGCATTAA
- the ANKRD46 gene encoding ankyrin repeat domain-containing protein 46 isoform X2: MSVLVPKILQSKTPILHIFIAALKFTFLKPFKEIGLPQTSDRSGTMSYVFVNDSSQTNVPLLQACIDGDFNYSKRLLESGFDPNIRDSRGRTGLHLAAARGNVDICQLLHKFGADLLATDYQGNTALHLCGHVDTIQFLVSNGLKIDICNHQGATPLVLAKRRGVNKEVIRLLESLEEQEVKGFNRGAPSKMETMQTAESESAMESHSLLNPNLQQGEGVLSSFRTTWQEFVEDLGFWRVLLLIIVIALLSLGIAYYVSGVLPFVENQPELVH, encoded by the exons AGCTGCCCTCAAATTCACCTTTCTGAAACCATTTAAGGAGATTG GTTTGCCACAAACTTCAGACAGAAGTGGAACAATGTCCTATGTTTTTGTAAATGATTCTTCCCAGACAAATGTGCCCCTGTTGCAGGCGTGCATTGATGGGGATTTTAACTATTCCAAGCGGCTGCTGGAGAGCGGCTTTGACCCAAATATTCGTGACAGTCGTGGCCGAACTGGTCTCCACCTTGCCGCAGCCAGAGGAAACGTAGACATCTGTCAGCTGTTGCACAAATTTGGTGCTGATCTACTGGCCACTGATTACCAAGGTAATACAGCCCTTCACCTGTGTGGGCACGTGGATACTATCCAGTTCCTAGTCTCTAATGGACTCAAAATTGATATTTG CAATCACCAAGGTGCAACACCACTTGTTCTGGCAAAACGAAGaggagtaaataaggaagtaattCGATTGCTGGAATCTCTGGAGGAGCAGGAGGTGAAAGGATTTAACAGAGGAGCTCCCTCTAAGATGGAAACCATGCAGACTGCAGAAAGTGAAAG TGCAATGGAAAGCCATTCCCTCCTTAATCCGAACCTGCAGCAAGGTGAAGGGGTTCTTTCCAGCTTCCGCACAACATGGCAAGAGTTTGTGGAGGACCTGGGCTTCTGGAGGGTGCTACTCCTGATCATTGTCATTGCCCTTCTCTCTCTCGGAATCGCATACTACGTTAGTGGGGTGCTTCCTTTTGTGGAAAATCAGCCTGAATTGGTGCATTAA
- the ANKRD46 gene encoding ankyrin repeat domain-containing protein 46 isoform X1 — protein MQLLFMSVLVPKILQSKTPILHIFIAALKFTFLKPFKEIGLPQTSDRSGTMSYVFVNDSSQTNVPLLQACIDGDFNYSKRLLESGFDPNIRDSRGRTGLHLAAARGNVDICQLLHKFGADLLATDYQGNTALHLCGHVDTIQFLVSNGLKIDICNHQGATPLVLAKRRGVNKEVIRLLESLEEQEVKGFNRGAPSKMETMQTAESESAMESHSLLNPNLQQGEGVLSSFRTTWQEFVEDLGFWRVLLLIIVIALLSLGIAYYVSGVLPFVENQPELVH, from the exons AGCTGCCCTCAAATTCACCTTTCTGAAACCATTTAAGGAGATTG GTTTGCCACAAACTTCAGACAGAAGTGGAACAATGTCCTATGTTTTTGTAAATGATTCTTCCCAGACAAATGTGCCCCTGTTGCAGGCGTGCATTGATGGGGATTTTAACTATTCCAAGCGGCTGCTGGAGAGCGGCTTTGACCCAAATATTCGTGACAGTCGTGGCCGAACTGGTCTCCACCTTGCCGCAGCCAGAGGAAACGTAGACATCTGTCAGCTGTTGCACAAATTTGGTGCTGATCTACTGGCCACTGATTACCAAGGTAATACAGCCCTTCACCTGTGTGGGCACGTGGATACTATCCAGTTCCTAGTCTCTAATGGACTCAAAATTGATATTTG CAATCACCAAGGTGCAACACCACTTGTTCTGGCAAAACGAAGaggagtaaataaggaagtaattCGATTGCTGGAATCTCTGGAGGAGCAGGAGGTGAAAGGATTTAACAGAGGAGCTCCCTCTAAGATGGAAACCATGCAGACTGCAGAAAGTGAAAG TGCAATGGAAAGCCATTCCCTCCTTAATCCGAACCTGCAGCAAGGTGAAGGGGTTCTTTCCAGCTTCCGCACAACATGGCAAGAGTTTGTGGAGGACCTGGGCTTCTGGAGGGTGCTACTCCTGATCATTGTCATTGCCCTTCTCTCTCTCGGAATCGCATACTACGTTAGTGGGGTGCTTCCTTTTGTGGAAAATCAGCCTGAATTGGTGCATTAA